DNA from Opitutus sp. ER46:
AAAGTCGGCCAGCGGCACGAACTCAAAGAACAGCCCGTTGCCGGTCATCAGCCTCAGCTCGCCCGCGGCCGCCGTATCCTGCGCCGCGATAAACCCCTCCGCCGTCGCGTACACTTCGTGAAACGCCACGTCCGGACCGAGCAGTTGCCGCAACTCGTCCTGGTACGGCGTCAGCGCCACGCCGCCATGGATCAGGCACTCCAGGTTCGGCCAGAGATTCTGCAGCATCCCGATCGGGGCCCCCTCGGGTGAGGGCCTCGCCGCCAGCGCTTCGGCAAATGACAACACCCAGGTCGGCAGGCCGGCCAGGAGCGAAACGTCACAGTCCATCGTGCGCGCGATCGTCGCCTCGATCTTCGCCTGCCAGTCGCGCATCGCCGCAATCTCCGCGCCGGGCTCGCACGCACACTGCTCCACCCAGCGCGGCAGGTTCAGCGCCGCGATCGCCGGCCACTCGCCCACGTACGCCCGTGGCGTCGCCGCGTCACCCAGCGGCTCCAGCGCCGTCGACCCAGTCAGAAAGAGACCCCGCCCGCGCACCACCCCCGCGTGCCCCGCCCGCGCCGTGTAGTACAGCAGCGCATCGCGACAACTCCGCCGCAGGTGCTCGAGCGTCGCGGGCGTGGCGGGCAGCACCTTGCCCTCGCCTGTCGTCGTGCCCGCGGACTTCACGAAGAACGCACATGCTCCCGGCCACAGCACATTGGGCTCACCAGCCTGCATGCGGGTGATCGCCGGCACCAGGGCCTCGTACCCCCGCGGCAACACGCGTTGCCGAAACTCCTCGTAACTCATCGCCGCCCGCACCCCGGCGTCACGCCAATAGGACGTCGCCGCGAGCGACCCCGTGAGCGTCCGGAATGCGCGCCGCTGGCCGCTGGCCGCGCGATCGCGACGCCGCAGCCCCAGGGCCGTGCGCGCGGTCAGGAGGTCTGCCCCGAACGAGAGAATGCTTTTCGGCCAGGCCGGCATGGGCGAGCGCTCGGCATCAACCAGCGACCCGCCGCCCACCCCCGCAAGCGAATTCTCCACCCTCGTCCCCCCAAGGTGGGTGTTTCCCACGAATTTAGCACTCCTCCCGATCGTTCTCGTTCTCGTAATCGTTCTCGTTCTCTCCGCCCCGGTCGCCGCCGTGCGACCGGCAAGGAGGAGGGGGCTCCGGCCTCTTTCTCTTACTCGTACTCTTCCGCTTACTCTTGCTCCCGTGCGATCGGGCAAGGGGCATTACGGCCTCGCGTCTGGCGCCGGATATCGGCAACCCGCCCTCGCCCGTCGAGAACGAGAACACCTTCGGAGTGAAAGTGAGAGTGAGGGTGAAAGTGGGGAGCAGGCCGAGGGCCTTCGATCACTCCGGGCAGGACACGGAGGGTCGAGAACGGAGGGGGCCGCGGAGCCCAAGATCTGCGTCGACGGATTCTCCTCCGCGTCCTCCTCCGTCCTCCGTGAGCTCTGTGACGACAACGACAACGAGGGCCCCGACCTTCGGCTCATTCTCGTTTTCAGCCTTCCGTGCCGGCACCGATTCCCGCACAACAGGCAGCCTCTTTCCCGCATGTCGCTTCCGCCCGTCATCTTTGAGGACGAATCCCTCGTCGCTTTCGACAAGCCGAGCGGCCTGCTCGTCGCGCCCGACCGGTGGGACAAGTCGCGCGCCAACCTCATGGGCCTCGTCCACGCCGACCCGCGCTACGGCCGCACCGTCGCCAACGTCCATCGGCTCGACGCGGACACCAGCGGGATTCTCCTCTGCGCCAAGACCAAGCCCGCCCTCGATTTCGTCACCGGCCAGTTCCAGTCCAAGACGGTCAAGAAGAAGTACCACGCGTTCGTTGTCATCCTCCCGCCGGAGACCGCGATGAAGGTGATCGCGCCGATCCGCGACGAAAACGGCGCGCTGCCCGACACATTCACCGTCGAACTCGCGCTCGGCGAGGATGAGCGCCAACCCGGCCGGATGCGCGTCTTCAAGGGGCGCGGGGGAAAGGACTGCACCACCGTTTTC
Protein-coding regions in this window:
- a CDS encoding RluA family pseudouridine synthase, producing the protein MSLPPVIFEDESLVAFDKPSGLLVAPDRWDKSRANLMGLVHADPRYGRTVANVHRLDADTSGILLCAKTKPALDFVTGQFQSKTVKKKYHAFVVILPPETAMKVIAPIRDENGALPDTFTVELALGEDERQPGRMRVFKGRGGKDCTTVFRTLERFAGGRSGTRTQPGPVVNGFAFVECEPLTGRTHQLRVHLAAAGAPILNDPFYGAPEVQLLLSNLKRGYKGREDEKPLVGRLALHASELTLNHPVTRAPVTLHAPLPHEFEIALKYLRKFAQVAPRRA
- a CDS encoding GH3 auxin-responsive promoter family protein; amino-acid sequence: MENSLAGVGGGSLVDAERSPMPAWPKSILSFGADLLTARTALGLRRRDRAASGQRRAFRTLTGSLAATSYWRDAGVRAAMSYEEFRQRVLPRGYEALVPAITRMQAGEPNVLWPGACAFFVKSAGTTTGEGKVLPATPATLEHLRRSCRDALLYYTARAGHAGVVRGRGLFLTGSTALEPLGDAATPRAYVGEWPAIAALNLPRWVEQCACEPGAEIAAMRDWQAKIEATIARTMDCDVSLLAGLPTWVLSFAEALAARPSPEGAPIGMLQNLWPNLECLIHGGVALTPYQDELRQLLGPDVAFHEVYATAEGFIAAQDTAAAGELRLMTGNGLFFEFVPLADFDEARPEAWAPKALTIAEVKVGVDYALVVTTPAGLARYPVGDVVRFSSLEPPRLECVGRTRRLTAFGEGVLDKQVTDALQVVCKRHRWRVVNFHVAPQCESSLTGQPRGRHEWWIELKPGTVETPTGPQMAIELDAELQRLAPEYGARRRAGRIDPPTVRLVMPGVFRHWLEFHGRWGGQTKVARCRNDRRIADELLQITRFARDS